In Erythrobacter litoralis HTCC2594, a single genomic region encodes these proteins:
- a CDS encoding DUF7146 domain-containing protein: MPVSNSTLSRTSLEDTARKICESRGGKWSGTKGMACCPAHDDRTPSLGVSLGRQAILFHCFAGCDQQSVLSALAREGFEAPALFSASATTNGPEPTSTRKPSAAALRIWRDAQPLRASPAKEYLESRGILAASPALRFHPRTPLGPKGRTRFLPALIAAVSLDEGPVAVHRTFLSGNTKAAFDKPKRALGALGESAVRLFAPASGKLGLAEGIESAMSAYALTGVPVWATLGNERFGLVSVPESVTELHLFVDHDAGGELAASRGLSAYACDGRTVHVRKPSSRDTDWNDELTAWLRRKAAP; encoded by the coding sequence ATGCCCGTTTCGAATTCAACCCTGTCACGTACCTCGCTTGAGGACACCGCCCGCAAGATCTGCGAAAGCCGGGGCGGCAAGTGGTCCGGCACCAAGGGCATGGCCTGCTGCCCTGCGCATGATGATCGCACGCCGTCACTCGGTGTGTCGCTCGGCCGACAGGCCATCCTCTTCCATTGCTTTGCGGGATGCGATCAGCAGAGCGTGTTGTCTGCATTGGCGCGTGAAGGATTCGAGGCACCGGCGCTTTTTTCAGCTTCTGCGACCACCAACGGCCCCGAACCGACCAGCACCCGCAAACCCTCGGCGGCAGCGCTGAGGATCTGGCGCGATGCACAGCCACTGCGTGCCAGTCCGGCAAAGGAATATCTTGAGAGCCGCGGCATCCTCGCCGCATCTCCAGCGCTCCGCTTCCATCCACGAACGCCGCTTGGTCCAAAAGGACGGACCCGCTTTTTGCCCGCCCTGATCGCGGCAGTCAGCCTCGACGAGGGGCCGGTCGCCGTCCATCGCACGTTCCTTTCGGGCAATACCAAGGCCGCTTTCGACAAGCCGAAACGCGCGCTTGGCGCGCTCGGTGAATCTGCTGTCCGCCTCTTCGCTCCGGCCTCTGGCAAGCTCGGCCTTGCTGAAGGCATTGAAAGCGCAATGTCGGCTTATGCTCTCACCGGTGTCCCCGTCTGGGCGACCCTCGGGAATGAGCGCTTCGGCCTCGTCAGTGTGCCCGAGAGCGTGACCGAGCTTCATCTCTTCGTCGATCACGACGCTGGCGGCGAGCTGGCTGCGTCGCGTGGCCTGTCCGCCTATGCTTGCGATGGACGCACGGTACATGTCCGCAAACCGTCATCACGCGACACCGATTGGAACGACGAACTCACGGCATGGCTGCGCCGCAAGGCGGCGCCGTAG
- the mltG gene encoding endolytic transglycosylase MltG — protein MRKLGCLVAAAVLIVLAAGVWFAGGWYGSAAIEEDRNFIVAQGSTLTSAAQKMEEEGVIASADAFLLRAKILGSGDPIQAGEFELEAGMSPAAILDKFQRGDTINRFVTIPEGMPSIMVWERLMAEDLLTGEIPVPEEGSVLPDTYSFERGEERTAVLARMQAAMRNYLAEAWPKRRPGIAVDNIGDAVVLASIVEKETGKPEERRMVAGLYSNRVKRGMLLQADPTIIYPITKGKPLGRRIRQSEIAAVNDYNTYSMVGLPKGPITNPGRESIAAVLNPANTSAIYMVADGTGGHKFAETLEEHNANVEEWYELRRQRGEM, from the coding sequence ATGCGCAAGCTGGGCTGCCTTGTCGCGGCGGCGGTCCTGATCGTGCTGGCTGCCGGGGTGTGGTTTGCCGGGGGCTGGTACGGCTCGGCGGCAATCGAGGAGGATCGCAACTTCATCGTCGCGCAGGGATCGACGCTGACGTCGGCCGCGCAGAAGATGGAGGAAGAAGGCGTCATCGCCTCCGCCGATGCCTTCCTGTTGCGCGCGAAGATTCTCGGCAGCGGCGACCCGATCCAGGCGGGTGAATTCGAGCTGGAAGCGGGCATGAGCCCCGCAGCCATTCTCGACAAATTCCAGCGCGGCGATACGATCAACCGCTTCGTCACCATCCCCGAAGGCATGCCGTCGATCATGGTGTGGGAACGGCTGATGGCAGAGGATCTGCTGACCGGCGAAATCCCGGTACCGGAAGAAGGCTCCGTCCTGCCCGATACCTACAGCTTCGAACGCGGCGAAGAACGCACCGCCGTGCTCGCGCGAATGCAGGCGGCGATGCGGAACTATCTCGCCGAAGCCTGGCCCAAGCGCCGCCCGGGTATCGCCGTCGACAATATCGGCGATGCGGTCGTCCTGGCATCGATCGTCGAGAAGGAAACCGGCAAGCCCGAAGAGCGCCGCATGGTCGCCGGGCTCTATTCAAACCGCGTCAAGCGCGGGATGCTGCTGCAGGCCGACCCGACGATCATCTACCCGATCACCAAGGGCAAGCCGCTCGGCCGCCGTATCCGCCAGTCGGAAATCGCGGCAGTCAACGATTATAACACCTATTCGATGGTCGGACTGCCCAAGGGACCGATCACTAATCCCGGCCGCGAGTCCATTGCGGCGGTGCTCAACCCGGCGAACACGAGCGCGATCTACATGGTCGCCGATGGTACCGGCGGGCACAAGTTCGCCGAGACGCTGGAAGAGCACAACGCCAATGTCGAGGAGTGGTACGAGCTCCGTCGGCAGCGGGGCGAAATGTGA
- a CDS encoding lytic transglycosylase domain-containing protein, with protein MYLVACGCGALAIAIAIAISGSARAREFQVFDHDLSKVEVTTDKGLGFNPTAIDLAKPEGGKAYIDRSFKEALYEPLIRQAEARYQLPPRLLQALIWQESRFNPMAISPAGAAGLAQLMPGTARELGVSNRHDPAQNIDGGARYLKQMLERFGAIHLALAAYNAGPGAVSRAGGIPKNRETPGYVKSVIDRWMAYSSI; from the coding sequence ATGTATCTGGTGGCCTGCGGTTGCGGTGCGCTAGCGATTGCGATAGCGATAGCGATTTCGGGGTCTGCGCGGGCGCGGGAGTTTCAAGTCTTCGACCATGACCTCAGCAAAGTTGAGGTTACAACCGACAAAGGTCTTGGCTTTAACCCGACTGCAATCGACTTGGCCAAACCAGAAGGCGGCAAGGCTTATATCGATAGAAGCTTCAAGGAAGCTTTGTACGAGCCACTCATCCGGCAAGCTGAAGCGCGATACCAATTACCGCCTCGACTGCTTCAGGCCCTGATTTGGCAGGAATCGCGGTTCAACCCGATGGCGATCAGTCCGGCTGGCGCCGCTGGTCTCGCTCAACTGATGCCGGGAACGGCAAGAGAACTCGGTGTCAGCAATCGCCACGATCCGGCTCAGAACATCGACGGTGGCGCGCGGTATCTGAAGCAGATGCTAGAGCGCTTTGGTGCGATCCATCTCGCGCTGGCCGCCTACAACGCTGGACCCGGCGCCGTGTCGCGAGCCGGCGGGATACCGAAAAATCGGGAAACGCCTGGATATGTGAAGAGCGTTATCGACCGATGGATGGCATACAGCTCGATATGA
- a CDS encoding acyl carrier protein, protein MSDTADRVQKIVVEHLGVEADKVNQEASFIDDLGADSLDIVELVMAFEEEFGVEIPDDAAEKISTVGDATKYIEEHKG, encoded by the coding sequence ATGAGCGATACCGCTGACCGCGTGCAGAAGATTGTCGTCGAGCATCTCGGCGTCGAGGCCGACAAGGTCAATCAGGAAGCCAGCTTTATCGATGACCTGGGCGCAGACAGCCTCGACATCGTGGAACTCGTCATGGCCTTCGAAGAAGAGTTCGGCGTGGAAATCCCCGACGATGCTGCCGAGAAAATCTCGACCGTCGGCGACGCGACCAAGTATATCGAAGAGCACAAAGGTTAA
- a CDS encoding ParB/RepB/Spo0J family partition protein, with protein MIHSIPLKKLVPSPRNVRKSSDVLADLQLRADIAARGLLQNLVVRKGKRGKFEVEAGGRRLAALQALAEEGTLPDTHEVTCLVIEGEESEVREASLAENFQRLAMNPADEAQAFASIIEAGATTEDVARRFGLTVRFVEGRLRLASLAPCVFEALAEGTITLDMAKAYGAISDVERQAHVYAELQDAWYQITPDTIRRMVLDATVRGSDPRAVLVGRDAYLAAGGRIERELFDDDASESWIDVALLEDLAHKAMDEAAEKTALEFGLAWVRPTLGNYVSHDLVEGLGRLPCEPAPMTEQEAQELGELEADYDRVAAVLEDEDSDEDEVAKAEQELVVIDRAMRALNDRPPVLADELKSEAGAFLVLSRNGEPTLVPQFYTETEVIADEGVIEAIEESGAAKPKGSSLSQRLLDELAMQRRDILAIHLANDPALALDFMVFTLADVDGHDWRAKKASTLVGSVASGPVTGFEAKDAPASAALAEFAGSLDESWRAGECDVKRFARFRALSDEARSAWLGHVVSRTLVASLACEGERSVPLHEALGSLLEIETAHWWRPTAANYFDRVAKARTLEALDGAGGPELVSRYAASKKAELASAAERIFSGNFIGEPEVKERAQAWVPPIMRFAGSEEAELADHGGDEAANVEATDEIAEQAA; from the coding sequence ATGATCCATTCGATTCCCTTGAAGAAGCTCGTCCCGAGCCCGCGCAACGTTCGCAAGTCGAGCGACGTGCTGGCCGACCTCCAGCTGCGGGCAGACATTGCTGCGCGCGGCCTGCTGCAGAACCTCGTCGTGCGCAAAGGAAAGCGCGGCAAATTCGAAGTCGAGGCCGGCGGTCGCCGTCTCGCCGCGCTGCAGGCGCTGGCCGAAGAGGGCACCTTGCCTGACACGCACGAAGTCACCTGCCTCGTGATCGAAGGCGAGGAAAGCGAAGTGCGCGAAGCCAGCCTCGCCGAGAACTTCCAGCGACTCGCGATGAACCCGGCCGACGAGGCGCAGGCCTTCGCCTCCATCATCGAAGCAGGAGCTACGACGGAAGACGTAGCGCGACGCTTCGGCCTCACCGTCCGGTTCGTCGAAGGGCGCCTGCGTTTGGCAAGTCTGGCACCCTGCGTCTTCGAAGCGCTCGCCGAAGGCACGATCACGCTCGACATGGCCAAGGCCTACGGCGCGATCTCCGACGTCGAGCGCCAGGCGCATGTCTATGCCGAGCTGCAGGATGCCTGGTACCAGATCACGCCTGACACGATCCGCCGCATGGTGCTTGATGCCACGGTGCGTGGTTCCGATCCGCGGGCCGTGCTTGTCGGACGCGATGCCTATCTCGCCGCAGGCGGCCGGATTGAGCGCGAACTGTTCGACGATGACGCCAGCGAGAGCTGGATCGATGTCGCGCTGCTCGAAGACCTCGCGCACAAGGCCATGGACGAAGCCGCAGAAAAGACCGCGCTCGAATTTGGCCTTGCCTGGGTCCGGCCGACGCTTGGCAACTACGTCAGCCACGACCTTGTTGAAGGTCTCGGTCGCTTGCCCTGCGAGCCTGCGCCAATGACCGAGCAGGAAGCGCAGGAGCTCGGTGAGCTCGAGGCCGACTACGACCGCGTCGCCGCCGTGCTCGAAGACGAAGACAGCGACGAGGACGAGGTCGCCAAGGCCGAACAGGAACTCGTCGTCATCGACCGCGCCATGCGCGCGCTCAATGACCGGCCGCCGGTCCTCGCTGACGAACTGAAATCCGAGGCTGGTGCCTTCCTAGTCCTCTCGCGCAATGGCGAGCCGACCTTGGTCCCGCAGTTCTACACCGAGACCGAAGTCATCGCTGACGAAGGCGTGATCGAGGCCATTGAAGAGAGCGGTGCGGCGAAGCCCAAGGGCAGCTCGCTGTCCCAGCGCCTGCTCGACGAACTGGCCATGCAGCGCCGCGACATCCTTGCGATCCATCTCGCCAACGATCCGGCACTGGCGCTCGACTTCATGGTCTTCACGCTTGCCGATGTCGATGGACATGACTGGCGCGCCAAGAAAGCGTCGACGCTGGTCGGCTCTGTCGCTTCCGGCCCGGTCACCGGGTTTGAGGCCAAGGATGCGCCGGCGAGCGCTGCCCTGGCCGAGTTTGCCGGGTCGCTCGATGAAAGCTGGCGTGCTGGTGAATGCGACGTGAAGCGGTTTGCGAGGTTCCGGGCGCTTTCCGATGAGGCGCGTTCGGCCTGGCTCGGCCATGTCGTCTCGCGCACTCTAGTTGCAAGCCTTGCGTGCGAAGGCGAACGTTCGGTGCCGCTGCACGAGGCGCTTGGCTCGTTACTTGAAATCGAGACCGCGCATTGGTGGCGTCCCACGGCGGCCAACTACTTCGACCGCGTGGCCAAGGCTCGCACGCTCGAAGCGCTCGATGGCGCCGGCGGTCCCGAACTCGTCAGTCGCTATGCCGCATCGAAGAAGGCCGAACTGGCGAGCGCTGCCGAGCGCATCTTCTCCGGCAACTTCATTGGCGAGCCCGAGGTCAAGGAACGGGCGCAGGCCTGGGTTCCACCTATAATGCGTTTCGCCGGTTCTGAAGAAGCCGAACTGGCGGACCACGGAGGCGACGAGGCGGCCAACGTGGAAGCAACTGACGAAATTGCCGAGCAGGCTGCCTGA
- a CDS encoding DUF5818 domain-containing protein, with protein sequence MDGIQLDMTTNRKRISGRLEHLPRGAAIVTDAGDHWVLEDYEPSNDDFGFEVTAEGIVVGFDRLRVEWLGQVSA encoded by the coding sequence ATGGATGGCATACAGCTCGATATGACTACGAATCGGAAAAGGATCAGCGGACGGCTCGAGCATCTTCCTCGGGGAGCTGCAATTGTAACCGATGCCGGTGATCACTGGGTTCTTGAAGACTATGAACCCTCAAACGATGACTTCGGATTTGAAGTTACCGCAGAGGGTATTGTCGTCGGGTTCGACCGGCTTCGCGTCGAATGGCTTGGTCAGGTGTCCGCTTAG
- a CDS encoding ferritin-like domain-containing protein, producing MASTTFKSLTDTTFDSVEGYRQAADNANSPQLKQALQQRCEARRQTLEQMNAELQRQGDELVTKGTLSGEAHQMWASITSAFGDNDEAAAERVEEGEDYLKEKFQSAIESGNLEPQEQQIVQQCYAEISQGERFGDTIAQMTD from the coding sequence ATGGCTTCGACAACCTTCAAATCGCTCACCGACACCACGTTCGATTCCGTCGAAGGCTACCGCCAGGCGGCCGACAACGCCAACAGCCCGCAGCTCAAACAGGCGCTACAACAGCGGTGCGAGGCGCGTCGGCAGACCCTCGAACAGATGAACGCCGAATTGCAGCGCCAGGGCGACGAATTGGTCACCAAGGGCACGCTCTCCGGCGAAGCCCACCAGATGTGGGCCAGCATCACTTCGGCCTTCGGCGACAACGACGAAGCGGCGGCCGAGCGTGTCGAAGAAGGCGAGGACTATCTCAAGGAGAAGTTCCAGTCCGCCATCGAAAGCGGCAATCTCGAACCGCAGGAACAGCAGATCGTGCAGCAGTGCTACGCCGAAATCAGCCAGGGCGAGCGCTTCGGCGACACGATCGCGCAGATGACCGACTGA
- a CDS encoding tyrosine-type recombinase/integrase — MALSEIQIKKAKAAERPYKLADGEGLFLLVQKNGSKLWRLKYRYHGKEKLLSFGAYPEVGIAAARELKKVAKGVLAEGRDPMVHKPGRDFEEAKTFRAIATMWHQNRASSLDPAHAKRVWSRMDQDVFPDLGELMMHEITPPEVLKVIRKIEERGALDISRRAKQCIGQVFQFAIASGLCDSDPTAHLRGALKPRPRVKHMAKLPLAQLPELMIKIGQYQEEGERRSEITRAALNFALLTWVRTKELRFAKKHEFEDMGGPSPVWRIGADRMKMGREHIVPLSRQAASLAQDLISKSEGKYVFPGQKPKMPLSENTMIYGLYRLGYHGRQTVHGFRGLASTWANEQLVEVGDPPMWIRRYHEDWVELQLAHSEENEVRGAYNAAEYLAPRRAMLQDWADFLDSIGGKPQNIAVLRAA, encoded by the coding sequence ATGGCCTTGAGTGAGATTCAGATCAAAAAAGCGAAGGCGGCAGAGCGCCCATACAAGCTTGCGGATGGGGAGGGTCTATTCCTCCTTGTTCAAAAGAACGGCTCGAAGCTCTGGCGGCTGAAATACCGTTACCACGGTAAGGAGAAGCTGCTTTCTTTCGGCGCCTATCCCGAAGTAGGAATAGCGGCAGCAAGAGAACTCAAGAAAGTTGCCAAAGGTGTGCTGGCTGAGGGCAGGGACCCGATGGTCCACAAACCGGGTCGGGACTTCGAAGAGGCCAAGACCTTCAGGGCGATCGCCACCATGTGGCATCAGAACAGAGCAAGTAGTCTCGATCCCGCGCATGCGAAGCGTGTCTGGTCACGCATGGACCAGGATGTGTTTCCTGACTTGGGCGAGCTCATGATGCATGAGATCACTCCACCAGAAGTGCTAAAGGTCATTCGGAAAATCGAAGAGCGCGGCGCGCTCGACATCAGTCGGCGGGCAAAGCAATGTATTGGACAGGTGTTCCAGTTCGCTATTGCCAGCGGCCTTTGTGATTCCGACCCTACTGCGCATCTTCGCGGGGCACTGAAGCCACGGCCTCGGGTCAAGCATATGGCGAAGCTACCTCTCGCGCAGCTACCCGAGCTGATGATTAAGATCGGGCAATATCAAGAAGAGGGTGAGAGACGCTCCGAGATTACCCGGGCAGCATTGAATTTCGCTCTTCTTACATGGGTGCGGACGAAGGAGCTTCGATTCGCCAAGAAGCACGAGTTCGAAGATATGGGTGGACCTTCACCAGTATGGCGCATTGGCGCTGACCGGATGAAAATGGGCCGCGAGCATATCGTGCCACTGTCGCGACAAGCCGCTTCTCTTGCTCAGGATTTGATCAGCAAGTCCGAAGGTAAATACGTCTTTCCAGGCCAGAAGCCCAAGATGCCGCTCTCAGAGAATACGATGATCTATGGCCTCTATCGGCTCGGTTACCACGGGCGGCAAACTGTTCACGGCTTCAGGGGTCTGGCGAGCACCTGGGCGAATGAGCAGCTTGTCGAGGTCGGCGATCCCCCGATGTGGATCCGTCGATATCATGAAGACTGGGTCGAACTGCAATTGGCACACAGCGAAGAAAACGAAGTTCGCGGAGCATACAATGCTGCCGAATATCTCGCTCCTCGGCGTGCAATGTTGCAGGATTGGGCAGACTTCCTCGACTCCATCGGCGGCAAGCCGCAAAACATTGCGGTCTTGAGGGCCGCTTGA
- a CDS encoding 2'-5' RNA ligase family protein, which produces MSEGGGGQGQPLILTGLLPKDMHGWATALRDRYFPPERNYLEAHVTLFHAIPAQCEAELCDLLKRLAGEFAPPQARLIGLMSLGGGTALKLESEQMLTLRDGIAEHFRGMLTKQDQGRPRLHATIQNKVTSTEAKAAQAELEDTVQERSFAFRGFGLHRYRGGPWEHVRDFVFRGREKA; this is translated from the coding sequence GTGAGCGAGGGCGGGGGCGGGCAGGGCCAGCCGCTGATCCTCACCGGCCTTTTGCCGAAGGACATGCACGGCTGGGCGACCGCGCTGCGCGACCGTTATTTTCCGCCCGAGCGCAATTATCTCGAAGCGCATGTGACGCTGTTCCATGCGATCCCCGCGCAATGCGAAGCCGAACTATGCGACCTGCTCAAGCGGCTGGCAGGCGAATTCGCGCCTCCGCAAGCGCGCCTCATTGGCCTCATGTCGCTGGGCGGAGGAACGGCGTTGAAGCTCGAGAGCGAGCAAATGCTTACCCTGCGCGACGGGATTGCCGAGCATTTTCGCGGCATGCTCACAAAACAGGACCAGGGCCGTCCACGCCTGCATGCGACGATCCAGAACAAGGTCACGTCCACCGAAGCCAAAGCCGCACAAGCCGAGCTGGAAGATACCGTTCAAGAGCGCAGCTTCGCCTTCCGCGGCTTCGGCCTGCACCGCTATCGCGGAGGTCCGTGGGAGCATGTCCGCGACTTTGTTTTCCGCGGCCGCGAAAAGGCGTGA
- the aspS gene encoding aspartate--tRNA ligase: MHAYRTHNCAALSKKNVGETVRLSGWVHNKRDHGGVLFVDLRDHYGITQIVADEDSAALPVLDKLKLESVVTIDGDVKARDAEAVNPNLPTGEIEVFARSVEIQSRAEELPLIVNSAEDYPEDVRLKYRFVDLRRERLHRNIMLRSQVITSIRNRMTAQGFTEFQTPILAASSPEGARDYIVPSRLHPGTFYALPQAPQMFKQLLMVAGFDRYFQIAPCFRDEDLRADRSPEFYQLDFEMSFVTQEDVFQAIEPVLAGVFEEFANGKSVTKSGEFPRIPYAEAMLKYGTDKPDLRNPLVISDVTDHFQSSGFGLFEKIVGIGGRVRVIPAPNTQEKSRKFFDDMNDWARKEGFAGLGYVTRKQGEFGGPIAKNHGPENMQKIYDELGLGENDGLFFAAGKEKDAAKLAGAARTRVGEELGLIEQGCFKFCWIVDFPMFEYDEELKKIDFSHNPFSMPQGEMEALENKDPLEILAWQYDIVCNGYELSSGAIRNHKPEIMYKAFEIAGYDRETVDREFSGMIEAFKLGAPPHGGSAPGIDRIVMLLADEPNIREVIAFPLNQKAQDLMMGAPSQVPPKALRDVHIRTVEPPKKQQVGTHLVNDDS; the protein is encoded by the coding sequence ATGCACGCCTATCGTACCCACAACTGCGCAGCGCTGAGCAAGAAAAATGTCGGCGAAACCGTCCGCCTGTCGGGCTGGGTGCACAACAAGCGCGACCACGGGGGCGTGCTGTTCGTCGATCTGCGCGACCATTACGGCATCACCCAGATCGTCGCGGACGAAGACAGCGCGGCGCTGCCGGTACTCGACAAGCTCAAGCTGGAGAGCGTCGTCACCATCGACGGCGACGTGAAGGCGCGCGATGCCGAGGCGGTCAATCCGAACCTGCCGACCGGCGAGATCGAAGTCTTCGCCCGCTCGGTCGAGATCCAGAGCCGCGCCGAGGAACTGCCGCTGATCGTCAATTCGGCGGAGGACTATCCCGAGGATGTGCGCCTCAAGTACCGCTTCGTCGACCTGCGGCGCGAACGTCTGCACCGCAACATCATGCTGCGGAGCCAGGTCATCACCTCGATCCGCAACCGCATGACGGCGCAGGGCTTCACCGAGTTCCAGACGCCGATCCTAGCCGCCAGCAGCCCCGAGGGCGCGCGCGACTATATCGTGCCGAGCCGGTTGCATCCGGGCACCTTCTACGCGCTGCCGCAAGCGCCGCAGATGTTCAAGCAGCTGCTGATGGTGGCCGGTTTCGACCGCTACTTCCAGATTGCGCCGTGCTTCCGCGATGAAGACCTGCGCGCCGATCGCTCGCCGGAATTCTACCAGCTCGACTTCGAAATGAGCTTCGTCACGCAGGAAGACGTATTCCAGGCCATCGAGCCGGTGCTGGCGGGCGTGTTCGAAGAGTTCGCGAACGGCAAGAGTGTGACCAAGTCGGGCGAATTTCCGCGTATTCCCTATGCGGAAGCGATGCTCAAATACGGCACCGACAAGCCCGACCTGCGCAACCCGCTGGTCATCAGCGACGTGACCGATCATTTCCAGTCGAGCGGTTTCGGCCTGTTCGAAAAGATCGTCGGCATTGGTGGCCGCGTCCGCGTGATCCCCGCGCCGAACACGCAAGAGAAGAGCCGCAAGTTCTTCGACGACATGAACGACTGGGCGCGCAAGGAAGGCTTTGCCGGGCTGGGCTATGTCACGCGCAAGCAGGGCGAATTCGGCGGTCCGATCGCCAAGAACCACGGTCCCGAAAACATGCAGAAAATCTACGACGAGCTCGGCCTCGGCGAGAATGACGGCCTGTTCTTCGCCGCGGGCAAGGAGAAGGACGCCGCGAAGCTCGCCGGTGCCGCCCGTACCCGTGTCGGCGAGGAATTGGGCCTGATAGAGCAGGGCTGTTTCAAGTTCTGCTGGATCGTCGACTTCCCGATGTTCGAATACGACGAAGAGCTCAAGAAGATCGATTTCAGCCACAATCCCTTCTCGATGCCGCAGGGCGAGATGGAGGCGCTGGAAAACAAGGATCCGCTCGAGATCCTGGCTTGGCAGTACGACATCGTTTGCAACGGCTACGAGCTGTCGTCGGGCGCGATCCGGAACCACAAGCCGGAAATCATGTACAAGGCCTTCGAGATTGCCGGTTACGACCGGGAAACGGTGGACCGTGAGTTCTCCGGCATGATCGAAGCCTTCAAGCTCGGCGCCCCGCCGCACGGTGGCTCTGCGCCAGGAATCGACCGTATCGTGATGCTGCTGGCCGACGAGCCCAATATCCGCGAAGTGATCGCTTTCCCGCTCAACCAGAAGGCGCAGGACCTGATGATGGGCGCACCCAGCCAGGTTCCGCCCAAGGCGCTGCGCGATGTGCATATCCGGACGGTCGAACCGCCGAAGAAACAGCAGGTCGGCACCCATCTTGTGAACGACGACAGCTAA
- the fabF gene encoding beta-ketoacyl-ACP synthase II produces the protein MRRVVVTGLGLVTPLGGDVETSWKNLIAGESGAGQITSFDATDQKCTIACEVKPKDHPWGFDPDKRVDGKIQRQVDPFIVYGIDAAGQALEDAGLTDMSDEEKRRTGCSIGSGIGGLPGIEKESVNLHERGPGRVSPHFVHGRLINLVTGQVTIKYGFMGPNHAVVTACSTGAHSIGDAARMIALDDADVMLAGGAESTVNPLGIAGFAQARALNTSMNDRPTEASRPYDRDRDGFVMGEGAGVVVLEEYERAKARGAKIYGEVTGYGLSGDAYHVTAPHPEGLGAQYAMEMALKKAGLKAGDIDYVNAHGTSTMADTIELAAVKRVLGDDLSGASMSSTKSAIGHLLGGAGAVEAIFCLLAMRDQIVPPTLNLHNPDEGTEGVDLVPLKAKQRQVHAVLNNSFGFGGTNASLVMQKVD, from the coding sequence ATGCGCCGCGTAGTCGTCACCGGTCTTGGCCTCGTCACCCCGCTGGGCGGCGATGTCGAAACATCGTGGAAGAACCTGATCGCCGGGGAAAGCGGCGCCGGGCAGATTACGAGCTTCGATGCCACGGACCAGAAGTGCACAATCGCCTGCGAGGTGAAACCAAAGGATCATCCCTGGGGCTTCGATCCCGACAAGCGCGTCGACGGCAAGATCCAGCGCCAGGTCGATCCGTTCATCGTCTATGGCATCGATGCGGCCGGACAGGCCCTCGAAGATGCCGGCCTCACCGACATGAGCGACGAGGAAAAGCGCCGCACCGGCTGTTCGATCGGTTCGGGGATCGGCGGACTGCCGGGGATCGAGAAGGAATCGGTCAACTTGCACGAGCGTGGCCCGGGCCGGGTCAGCCCGCACTTCGTCCACGGGCGACTGATCAATCTCGTCACAGGCCAGGTGACGATCAAATATGGCTTCATGGGGCCCAACCACGCGGTCGTGACGGCGTGCTCCACCGGTGCGCATTCGATCGGCGATGCGGCGCGCATGATCGCGCTCGATGATGCCGACGTGATGCTGGCGGGCGGGGCTGAAAGCACCGTCAATCCGCTCGGTATCGCAGGCTTCGCGCAGGCCCGCGCGCTCAACACCAGCATGAATGACCGCCCGACCGAAGCGAGCCGCCCCTATGACAGGGACCGCGACGGATTCGTCATGGGCGAGGGCGCAGGCGTGGTCGTGCTCGAGGAATACGAACGCGCCAAGGCGCGCGGCGCGAAAATCTACGGCGAAGTGACCGGGTATGGCCTGTCCGGCGATGCCTACCACGTGACCGCGCCGCATCCGGAAGGTCTCGGCGCACAATATGCGATGGAGATGGCGCTCAAGAAGGCGGGGCTGAAGGCGGGCGACATCGACTATGTCAATGCCCACGGCACCTCGACCATGGCCGACACGATCGAACTGGCGGCGGTCAAGCGCGTGCTGGGCGATGATCTGAGCGGCGCTTCGATGAGCAGCACCAAGTCCGCCATCGGCCACTTGCTCGGCGGGGCAGGGGCAGTCGAAGCCATCTTCTGCCTGCTCGCCATGCGCGACCAGATCGTCCCTCCGACGCTCAACCTGCATAATCCCGACGAAGGCACCGAAGGCGTCGATCTCGTGCCGCTCAAGGCCAAGCAACGCCAAGTGCACGCCGTCCTCAACAACAGCTTCGGCTTCGGCGGCACCAATGCGTCGCTGGTGATGCAGAAGGTCGACTGA